CCTCTTCATATGCTTCCCTTTCTCCCCCTCCATCAGCTCCTTCACCTGCCTCTCCACCTCGTTCCTTTTCACGTCGCTGTCGATCTCCATCCCGATCCCCCACTCCTGGCAGCTGTACCAGCAGTTCGTCTGCTGGTCCCCAAAGAATGGCCAGCACACCACTGGCACCCCGGCCGCGATGCTCTCGATCGTGGAGTTCCATCCGCTGTGGGTCAGGAACCCACCAACTGCTGAGTGGCTTAGCACCCGCTCCTGGGGGCACCAGCTCGCCAGCAAGCTCCGCTCCCTTGTTGCAGCCAAGAAATCCGGAGGCAGCATGGCCGCATCACCAACGACCAAGTCTGGCCTGATGACCCACAGGAACGCCTGGCCACTGTTCGCGAGCCCCCATGCGAACTCCACCAGCTGCGCTGGCGACATCACTGTGATGCTCCCGAAGTTCACGTACACGACTGAGCTGGGTTGTTTCGAGTCGAGCCACTCGATGCAACCTGGCTCTTCCTTCCACAGGTTGGACCTGAACGGCCTGGTGTTATTATCGGATAGTTGCTTTGTAAGGAGATGAAGGGGGCCAAGGGTGTAGATGGGAGGGAACATGGCCTTGAGAGCGTCGAGGACCTCATGCTCTAATCGGTCGAACGTGTTGAAAACAATGGCTGAGGCTCTCTTCGCTCGCTCGACCTCTCTCAAGCAGAAGGGTATCATCAAGTCGTCCGGGTCAGTGGTTTGGATGAAGGTCGGTAAGTCTCTCAGGCGGATGTTTCTCATCCCGGGTATCCAGTCAATGGTGGTGTCTAGACACCCATTTGTGAAGTAGTTGGCATCTGCAAATTGAGAGTCGATCAATTAAACCGTTTAACCATTAATGATAACGTTCTTACATCTAAAATTCTACTTTTCACAATTGACTTTGTTAAGTACTTAGAAAACTATGACACAGTCTGCCACTGGCTAATCATGTAAATAAGGAACAAACAAAGCCACACGATATAAACGCTAATTAAATccacaaaagagaagaaaaatcattacTTCATTAGCCGTAAATCTGCTAAGTGAGATTACTTAATTAAACCAAATTGGACAGTTATTTAGTAATGCATACCTTTGAGTGGAGTAAGACCCTTGTCAATAAGACTGCGATACTGCACGTAGCCCATGAAGCTGCACGCGCTCGCCGTCCAGATTAGGACCTCCGGCACGCCGATTGCCTCTGCAGCATCGAGTGTGAAGGTCATCCCGCCATCCGACACCACGCAGCTCACCAGCGGGGAACCCAACGTCGTGCTCTCCTCGTTGAGCCTCTGGAGCAAGTCCCGGAAGTAGGGCAAGCAGAACTTACTCGTGGACTGGCAGAGGGCGGGAATGTCCTGCGTGGCGTCGGCGGCATCAGAGCGCGGGAGGCCATCGGGGATGGTGCGGAACTGGAAAGATGGGAGGCCATCGAGAGAGGAGGGGCCGTCGAGAGAGGAGGGGCCGCGGGAGCGGAGGAGGCGGCCGTGGTTGTACTCTGTGTTGACGAAGGTGACGTGGAAGCCCCGGTGGTGGAGGAGCTTGGCGAGGTTGAGCATGGGGTTGATGTGGCCCTGGGCTGGGTAGGGAATGCACACCACGTGCGGCTTTTGGATCATATCTATCGAAtccatctccctccctctctctctctctctctctctctctctctctctctctctctctctctctcctcccaccCCTTCTCCTCTGTGTTTTGATCGTTTCTCTTGCTGTTGTCTTGCTCTTTTCTGGTTTTGGTCTATCTATAGGCGGGGCGAGATCGAGAGGGGAAGGCGGGTGGTACGTCGGCGACCAATTCCGGCCGACTTGCAAGACGTGAGAGACAAGGCTCGTTCGCGTTCATTTGCAGATCTCATAATCCAAAAATTGGATCGATGCCATGATCCTTGGCgtgtttggttttttttcccctaaaataaataaataaataatgatttctttatttttagtgGTTTGACTAATTCATGAAAAGTTAggtagtttttaattttttagattcGGCTTGATGGGCGGATCCAAGATCTGCTATTACAAGACCATCATTAATAAATAGATTCAAGTGCTTGATGGGCGGATCCAAGGTCTTGATAACTAGACCTTGAAAGCTAGTGGTTAGATTTAGATCCCCGATGCTTGGATTGTAATTTGACGGTTTTAAACACCAAATGATGTTCGAACAAGCAAAATATGTTCGAGAATTGAATCCATCTGTTTATATTATCTTATAAGCTAAATTTACACCATTATCATCCCCATTCCCATATTCTCGATATGGAGCTCCAGGAGTCATTGTTGAAAGCAGCATATGCATGCATGCCTAGTGTGAGCAAAGGTTTTAGACAtgcattgttgacacctaatttagattcaatttttagaaaataaaagattagagggaaattttgaaaagaaattttgaattcaaaataattcaacaatGGATTTTGAGccatttcttcattttatgTTGAAAAAATCTCCACAGGCAagaggttgagcaaaaatctctaccggcgaaacaaactcgaattttcgctttataaatagaggggttcttcttcacctttcgGGAGaggaattcgaaaaaaattgagagCAAAAATTCTGTCGTTTAgggggggcttctcttcatctttcgttgaaggaaaaagaaaacacaaaaaggaaaagtcaagagaagCTTTCGCTTctgcagagagaaagagaagagaaagggagaaaagttaaaaaaaaaggcaaaaagggagaaaagtgaaaaagagagcagaagggaaagaaggtgattggacatttactgttcatcacccTCTTCCCTCTGCTGGTTCCGTCTCGGCCCTCCTCCTGCCGGCTCCGATTTTTACTCCTCTCCACTGCGACGACCGGCTCCGTTTCTGCTTCAATTCGGAGACGCTTGAGTTCAACACCGGAACCCGAAGGAAAGCCCTCTGATCCGGCGGCCCGTGTTGCACTGACGCCGCCGAACGAGCCGACGCCCCTGCAGCACCTCCGTTGCAGCCCGACGACCGCGCCTCTACAACCCGCAGCCTCACCACGCCGGACTCGCACCCGAAGCCCCGCCAACGACCCAGCGACGCCGGAGCCCCTCTGCAGATCCCACGACGGCCCCGCTTCCGATCAGCGCCTGCACCTGAAGTTTCCCCGCGCTGCTCTGCCCCGTGATGCTGCAGCACCTCTGTTCGTGACCACCCCTGCGACGCCAGCAGATCCAGTGCCCACCGTCGCGCCACCTCTGTTCCGCCGACGAAACCGCTCCTGTACTGATTCGAGCCACCGCCGATTCACCTCTTCACCGCTCGCCCACCGCCGGTTCACCTTCGTCGGAGCCCCCTGCTGGTCCGACGACGTGCTGCTCCCCAGTGACCCAGAGACTCACGAGCACGTgactagaagaaaaaagaaaaacaaaaaacaaaaacaaaaggaaaaaagagaaaagcaaattaggtagtttgcttttctttattttatttattttgttattattgttcaatttagaatattgagatgtgcttttctttttataaatctCGTAGGTATTAACTGCAAGtactttatctcaaattatggtaattattaatttgactcGTAAGACGCcggggtcatttttttaattactttaatttttaggaattttgatagtatttcaattgttaaatcgttatagagttaaaataattgttaatttaatccgtgagacaacggattattttttcggttattttaattcttgtcttaattcttttaaaataattacttgtttggaaaaattaaaaataaaataaaaataaaaagtacataaaaatctaaatattgcattagagcatttagggttagtaaattagaatttgcatttataggattataatttttagattatacttttagatgggtggtttttgttagggctaattttaaataatgttggcatgtcttgattttttatatagctttcGGGATAAagtatagtttaagttaaattgattcctaaaataaattagaatatcattcactttagttagtctaattagttttagattaagtcaattttcatttaataaaacaaaaagaggaacaaaaaatgttatgcatgccatgtgagttatagtttaattgtttttttttaataaaaggaaaatgctaaaagaaaatcattgcaccattaagttactttcttttcaataaaaacattatgtcattaaaaaataaaaaaaataaaaatcatttcattggttagttaataggttaattcataattaatctcacatcatcattatttagcataggttgcatatatgcattaaaaaatgaatcatcataaaaatcataaaagaataCGCATATAAAATTACCACGCCATACATCTCATACAAAGATATGCATATTTATggttatataaattagattgcatatatatagtgataaatttaagtcataccatatgaattgtatctcacatgtcattaaaataaatcaatgcatattaaatttagattaagattgcatataattaacaatttaaaaaaaaaaaattaggtgtcttgtcatttagaaatcatgtttagggcatgcatttttattagcattttttattgaatgttattttattgattgtgcacccgcatgaccaccatttgcatgttagtagtttaggttaaaattaattaacattgtctgctaaatatttttgaaattaaaataaaaggtaccgaaagggcgttagactaatctagcgtaatcatgtcccccgAACTTattaaatctctggttcgtaaaataaagtattctctcatactttatttgggtttctaatcaaccctaattgattagtggcggctccaaattgaatagaattgcatgtttaaatgaattaatttctattaagtcgcgattggtaggacttgggagggttcgtgccaagttttcggacttagtaatccattaacctaaactttaggattgccctgaaaatttaggtcgcgacatgCGTCATGCACTTATAAGAATTTGAAACTTGCGGGAAAACAAAATATTGCTTGATTTATAAATCCAATTCCATTTCAACCGTTAATCAATCAGGTGAACCTACATTGAAATGTGCATAATTGATaatccaaataataataatttgcataatttacgAATCATGCAatatactttttgaaatttaccttGACTTGTCAAAATAGACGATGATTATTATTTGGACTGTTGTTATCCGTTTTCCTCTCGTGTTCCGAATTCTGACCATAGAGAAAAGGCAGTGCGAACTGTGCTGCAAAGCCAAATTTGAGTGAAGGTGACTATAGAACACACGTTGCACTTTTATATTTACATGTTCCCAGCTTTGTTTGTAGTGGTCATTGGATCTTGGTTCTCCTTTGGATTTGATGATTGAGATTTCTCATCGAGTGACGATAGCCCCATTTCTTAATTCATCCAAAATTAAGGATCTGCGGTGGATAGTTTAAATTAAAGATTGAATACTAGGTAACGAGAGAATTATTCTATAACATTAGCAAAATACGATGGTCCATGAAAAACGTTTTGAAAGGTGAAAGGCCATGGAGAGATACTATCTACAACCCATGTATCTCTAATTCAAGCTCATATTCTTCCATCCATTTATTCATTCCTTCATATGCCTACCCACCGGTAGATCTCAAGATCAGATTCCGTGCTTGTGTAGCCGATGAATTAAGTAGCcatttttatcatctttttcttAAACGGAATGAATTACGTTGTgtagccattttcttttttcttcttattacgTAAAGTAGCAACTTTCGTGCTGAGCAAGCTAAGTAAATTTTTgactttattgaattttttgatCTACTCAAATTATGCTTGCCAGACATCAAATGGGTTCAAAAGGCTAAGCAATCTAGAGGCTGTCTTGACTCTACACACCTCATGAATCAATTAGATATAAGTATTTGGTCTTTACACGTGTTGTAACTTGAAAGAATTTACATGCAATTAGTCAGATTTTAGCGGATGACTTTTGGATTTTGAGCTAAAAATATCTAGAACGGTTTGCAGTACATTTGAATTTACTGGTCTAGTTAGCTAAATGCTTATGCAAATTCaacaactgtttttttttttttactaacaaGTTGCAAATCCTAGGCTAGCCAAATAAACTTCACAAGCAAATGACTGAGAAGGTTGAAATTTGAAGAACTTTTGCTCTTATAATGTGTATTCTTTTCACGGGTTACGTGCCGCATTACCCATTCTTGACCTCAGCAATGgagaaaatgttaaaaattttcatgcattgcTTCGCCTCTTGTCCTTGCGctcatttaaaataatgtctTCTAGAAAATTCTTTGGCTAGGTATATTAGTTATAGGGACgtctttaattatattttattcaaaataaattatttttcatggcATTAGTTGTACAAGACATCGCCAGCCtactttgttttttccttctcatttgaCCAACGCGCTTTTGATGTTAACAATTATCCTAGCTATTCCCCACCCTATTCCGCCGTCGGTGCCGGCcgaataaaataatcaattattcGACTAGCCATTGACTCCATATAAGCTCCTACAGGACtaattaaatgatttaaaaacaaaaatgctcATTTCTTAACATACTGTGAACATAAAGGCAATTACCAATTTTAACAGTAAcacttaaaagtttaaattgtcGAAGCGCATAGAATAAGACTTAACAAATAGCTGAAGGACACTCTTTAAAATTTTACGGtatgtttgttttacaaaaaatgaatgatttgaaaaatatttttccaaaaatatcactTGTGTCACttacaaataaaatatatttccatCGTCCGAGAAGTTATCAAATATTCTGCTCAATTTTGGCTAGGATTATTGCGCGCGTAGTTTAGTCGGCGGAAACCGCACATCATCAATtctttttgcttgattgattgCTTATGGTGGAACCAATATTTGCGTTTCGTACCAGGCTGACATTGACGGATTCGTCATTTTCAATTTGGCGGAACTAGAGCCCAAGGAACTTAATTGGAAATTTTCTACAAGTTGGACGATATATGacagaaattacaaaaattgagaagttaaagaAAATAGTGCAAGCTTAGTAATCAGATGTACATCGTGggttaatttttcaataaattcaatcTCTAATTCAAATGGTTTATAGAATATGtttgtttcaaggaaaattcaataagaaagcatttttcaagaaatacgatttattttcttttatatgatgatatatgaacgaaaaccttttttttatttttggatctttttggaaaataatttcaatctCATGCCTTTATCTTAggccaaaaatatatatttttttaaattgaattttaattattttctttttcttttattttttaaatcgaatttttaattatcttttaattttattgtttctcttttctttcattttcttttcctcgttCCTCGCTATGACCGGCTGGCAACGATCATAGGCAAACTCAAGGCTTGCCCAACATGGCCTTCAACAAGCTCAAAATCACCAAGATttggcgagcttgagcctcgtTGGCCCATGCCTATGGCTGTTCATTGACCGTCACCGAGACATGACAACCAGttgagagagaaataaaaagaaaattagggaaaaataaaattaaaattaaaaatttgagatgagcaATTTCGAAAAGTGTTTTCACCTCTTTAGATTTAGGAATTCACTTTCCTAAACCTATACGTAAAATTTTAATTGACTAGAAAGTGTTTTCGATCGACTAACTATTTTCTGTGAAAGTTTGAAAAATCAGTTCCCGAAAAATACTTTTcccaaacaaacacacccttactTTTTACTGTTGTACTTAATCTAAATCTCCCAACTCatgcactttttttatttctcaaagtCAAAACTCCCGAAACATTTACAATACTTCTATATTGTCACGTGAAATtcgcaattgatttttttcacattttttttggaattcagAACAATAATTTAAACGTTAGcgagtaattttctttttttgagtaTGTTGGAATAAAATCGGTTATATCTACTTCCAAGATGGGAACCCGCCACTAGAAACTTGAAAGAAATAATACAAAGAGACTCCTGCAATTAGAAGGCATTATCAAAATTCACCGCCATGATCGCATAGTAAGGCGGCAAATTAtagcaataataaaaatacCCATCATAATAACGGTGAAAACCGGATATCAAGCAGCCCTTTTATGACATCACTATGTACAAAGCGAGAAAATATTTGGTACACTTGGGGTGCGAAGTCACTTCTTACTAGTCCATTTAATGTATCACGTGTTCATAAAGGGTCCCACTTGTaagatttttctctcttcccttctttaccctctcttttctctcaccctttttattcttgttttctttttgcagaCGACCTTGCACGATGCCGTCTCTTCGCCCACCCGCCTCTCCTCCCTTCGGCTCTCTCCCTCACCTGCATGGCGATGACAATCATTCACCTGTCATGTCCCTCACCTGAGCCTAATCTTTGCACCTTCCCCACCAGCGACGACTCCACCAATGAAGCCATCCACCACAACCGCGACCCCTTTGGGTCCAAGAACAAGCCCAAGTCCCTCCGTCATCATCACCCGTGACTAGACccgttaaatgggtgggtcggtCGGGTTTgccgggtcataaatggtccgacccaaatcgactccatttaacccgtttatgacccgtTTACAGAACgcaaaaattttgacccatacccgacccgacccatacccaacccatacccgacccatttaactaaacttaatttattatatatatataaatattattgctaaaataattttatacaacataaatttaatggacaatttttataatttttaaaataattattttaaaaaaatcgaattttaattaattttttattttttaaaaaataaaatttttatttttttattttttaaatataactttttttcttcttcttcttcttcttttggccggccgCTGGCCACGACAACGGCCGGCATTGGCCAtaagcgagcctcgagctcgctcgaTGAGCTCTagaggatatatatatatatatatatatatatattttgcaatATGATCGAGCAAATTATGTAACTATTTTCATAAGGGTTCCAACATACGTTAAAAGAACAGCTAAGTTGCTTTCTTTCTACTTTACAAgcatttgttcattttactaTGAGGCCAAAATAAAccaatggaaaaaaagagaaaccaaTCTATCCTTCTCTAGTATCATTTTTCCAATTGGCCAAGTGACTGATTTTtctaaggaattttttttttttttatagatggaATGTGTCTCAATGGATGTAAGAATTTAAGGAATATTAGTGCAATACTTTGATAGTTGAGCAAGTGTCTATAGATCTTCATGAGCCCCTTTTGCTGAGAGCATTGAACAAATAACTTTGATGCAACATTCTCTACAGGTGCCACCTTTATGCCTAGACTAATTTTAAGAGGTCACAAGTATTGAAATTTGCCACTGACCCACACTCCGTCAAGCGGAAAGGAATCCCAAAATGATCTCATAATTGAACAGCTCCTATTCATTGCCAATCTCTCATCATTGATACAATATCCGCACAcagcagaagcaaaatatacatcaaacaaaacaaacgcATGGTAGTCTCGAGACTAAAAGATTTCAATCTAACTTAAAACAGGGGTACATCATATGCTGATTATTTATGAAAACTCATATGTACTCAGAACTCCATGAAGCCTTTGCtgcatcatcttcatcaagCTGGCTGTGAAATCGAGTTCCCCCTATCTTCCTAG
This genomic stretch from Eucalyptus grandis isolate ANBG69807.140 chromosome 3, ASM1654582v1, whole genome shotgun sequence harbors:
- the LOC104429066 gene encoding 7-deoxyloganetin glucosyltransferase; the protein is MDSIDMIQKPHVVCIPYPAQGHINPMLNLAKLLHHRGFHVTFVNTEYNHGRLLRSRGPSSLDGPSSLDGLPSFQFRTIPDGLPRSDAADATQDIPALCQSTSKFCLPYFRDLLQRLNEESTTLGSPLVSCVVSDGGMTFTLDAAEAIGVPEVLIWTASACSFMGYVQYRSLIDKGLTPLKDANYFTNGCLDTTIDWIPGMRNIRLRDLPTFIQTTDPDDLMIPFCLREVERAKRASAIVFNTFDRLEHEVLDALKAMFPPIYTLGPLHLLTKQLSDNNTRPFRSNLWKEEPGCIEWLDSKQPSSVVYVNFGSITVMSPAQLVEFAWGLANSGQAFLWVIRPDLVVGDAAMLPPDFLAATRERSLLASWCPQERVLSHSAVGGFLTHSGWNSTIESIAAGVPVVCWPFFGDQQTNCWYSCQEWGIGMEIDSDVKRNEVERQVKELMEGEKGKHMKRKAMEWKEMAREATRPSGSSFLNLDEVINKVLLSPKRD